One region of Streptomyces leeuwenhoekii genomic DNA includes:
- a CDS encoding GlxA family transcriptional regulator translates to MREETASPQETHAGAPAASRDARAGAAERVPHRVAVLVLDGVLPLDLGIPAQVFTAVPGRPYEMTLCGRRAGPVPTAAGFAVTVTAGLETVRRADTVVVPGYAPHLRPVPAAVLDALADAHARGGRLVSVCTGAFALAAAGVLDGCTATTHWLYADDLAARHPRVSVDPRVLYVDEGRVLTSAGVAAGIDLCLHLVRRDLGAATANEVARTLVAAPHRDGGQAQYIKRPLAPAAENATLAPTRAWALTRLHEPLTVRRLAAHAHMAPRTFARRFVAETGTTPLRWLLAARLDRARELLESTGLAVDQVAERCGLGSPSNLRLHFRRALGTSPTAYRAAFTAADPTGPEPPSIGD, encoded by the coding sequence ATGCGAGAGGAAACTGCCTCCCCCCAGGAAACCCACGCCGGTGCCCCCGCCGCCTCCAGGGACGCCCGGGCCGGTGCGGCCGAGCGGGTGCCGCACCGGGTGGCGGTGCTCGTACTGGACGGCGTACTGCCCTTGGACCTGGGCATCCCCGCCCAGGTCTTCACCGCGGTGCCGGGGAGGCCGTACGAGATGACGCTGTGCGGGCGGAGGGCGGGCCCGGTGCCGACGGCGGCGGGGTTCGCCGTGACGGTGACCGCGGGGCTGGAGACGGTACGGCGCGCGGACACCGTGGTGGTGCCGGGTTACGCGCCGCATCTGCGACCGGTGCCCGCGGCCGTGCTGGACGCGCTGGCGGACGCGCACGCCCGGGGCGGGCGGCTGGTGTCCGTCTGCACCGGCGCGTTCGCGCTGGCCGCCGCCGGCGTCCTGGACGGGTGCACGGCCACGACGCACTGGCTGTACGCCGACGACCTGGCGGCGCGGCACCCGCGCGTCTCGGTCGACCCCCGGGTGTTGTATGTGGACGAGGGGCGGGTGCTGACATCGGCGGGCGTCGCGGCCGGCATCGACCTCTGCCTGCATCTGGTGCGGCGCGACCTGGGTGCCGCGACCGCCAACGAGGTGGCGCGCACCCTGGTCGCCGCTCCCCACCGCGACGGCGGGCAGGCGCAGTACATCAAGCGCCCGCTGGCCCCCGCCGCGGAGAACGCGACGCTCGCCCCCACCCGGGCCTGGGCCCTGACCCGTCTGCACGAACCGCTGACGGTCCGCCGGCTCGCCGCGCACGCGCACATGGCGCCGCGCACCTTCGCCCGGCGCTTCGTCGCCGAGACCGGCACCACGCCGCTGCGGTGGCTGCTCGCGGCCCGGCTCGACCGGGCCCGCGAACTCCTGGAGAGCACCGGGCTCGCCGTCGACCAGGTGGCCGAGCGGTGCGGTCTGGGCAGCCCCTCCAATCTGCGGCTGCACTTCCGGCGGGCGCTGGGCACGTCACCCACCGCCTACCGCGCGGCGTTCACCGCCGCGGACCCGACCGGGCCTGAACCTCCGTCGATCGGCGATTGA
- a CDS encoding HD domain-containing protein: protein MTEMTTTGVPPLPESPLARRTLALVRETESTPTANHSVRSYLFARLCADHRGAQPGRDYDPELLFLACVLHDIGLTEAGDRKQRFEVDGADTAAEFLTAQGVPSADVDDVWEAIALHTSPGIAERRGTLCALVHTGTGMDFGLGTDFVDDATGAAIHAAYPRLSMATTLTDEIVAQARRRPEKAPRFSVAAELVRERAVPPHTTWMETNAGAGRWGN from the coding sequence ATGACCGAGATGACGACCACCGGCGTCCCGCCGCTCCCCGAAAGCCCCCTCGCCCGACGCACCCTCGCCCTGGTACGGGAGACGGAGTCCACGCCGACCGCGAACCACAGCGTCCGCAGCTACTTGTTCGCCCGCCTGTGCGCCGACCACCGGGGCGCGCAGCCCGGCCGGGACTACGATCCCGAGCTGCTGTTCCTGGCCTGCGTCCTGCACGACATCGGCCTGACCGAAGCGGGCGACCGCAAGCAGCGGTTCGAGGTGGACGGCGCCGACACCGCCGCGGAGTTCCTCACCGCGCAGGGAGTGCCCTCGGCCGACGTCGACGACGTGTGGGAGGCCATCGCCCTGCACACGTCGCCGGGCATCGCCGAACGCCGCGGCACGCTGTGCGCGCTGGTGCACACGGGCACCGGGATGGACTTCGGGCTCGGCACGGACTTCGTCGACGACGCGACCGGCGCCGCGATCCACGCCGCCTATCCGCGGCTCTCCATGGCCACCACTCTCACCGACGAGATCGTCGCGCAGGCCCGCCGCCGCCCGGAGAAGGCCCCCCGTTTCTCGGTGGCCGCCGAACTGGTGCGGGAGCGGGCGGT